One Palaemon carinicauda isolate YSFRI2023 chromosome 4, ASM3689809v2, whole genome shotgun sequence DNA segment encodes these proteins:
- the LOC137639648 gene encoding uncharacterized protein: MLLVRHYHRKVRHQGRHFTDREVIYTGFWIVGVKRLISSFIHKGMTCRKLRGKMECQIMSDLPEDRLEPSPTFTNIGVDAFGPWTILSRRTRGGYANSKCWAILFSCLSSQMGGAWERMIGITRTILDSMLLNNTGKSLTHDVLKTFMTEVSVIINSTPLVPWSTDPENPLILTPAMLLTQKRDYIFISDQLRDFNERDSCLAEWKCTVYACNYVVRGLSFWSLSEKEVFKSMSIIWTGLHLAKEQNNKQISKQRKSVSSQFRI, encoded by the exons ATGCTATTAGTCAGACACTACCACCGTAAAGTCAGACATCAGGGAAGACACTTCACTGATAGAGAAGTTATATACACTGGATTCTGGATTGTTGGAGTGAAACGCTTGATTTCATCATTCATTCACAAGGGCATGACTTGTCGCAAGCTAAGAGGAAAGATGGAGTGTCAAATCATGTCTGATTTACCAGAGGATCGTCTTGAACCATCACCTACATTTACTAATATAGGAGTAGATGCTTTTGGACCATGGACAATTCTTTCACGTAGAACTCGTGGTGGATATGCTAACTCCAAGTGTTGGGCTATACTTTTCTCTTGCCTA TCCTCTCAGATGGGAGGAGCATGGGAAAGGATGATTGGCATCACCAGGACGATACTAGACTCCATGTTGTTAAACAATACTGGAAAAAGCCTAACACATGACGTACTAAAGACGTTCATGACAGAAGTGTCGGTTATAATTAACTCCACACCTCTAGTACCTTGGTCAACAGATCCTGAAAACCCATTAATCTTAACACCAGCTATGCTATTAACTCAGAAGAGAGATTATATCTTTATATCGGATCAACTACGGGACTTCAATGAAAGAGACTCGTGTCTTGCAGAGTGGAAATGC ACTGTTTACGCATGTAATTATGTTGTGAGAGGTTTGAGTTTCTGGTCTCTGTCAGAGAAGGAAGTCTTCAAAAG TATGTCCATCATATGGACAGGATTACATTTGGCTAAGGAACAGAATAACAAGCAAATAAGCAAACAAAGGAAGTCTGTTTCGTCTCAATTCAGAATATAA